In Flavobacterium endoglycinae, one DNA window encodes the following:
- a CDS encoding pectate lyase family protein, translating to MIKKLIGSFALATLLAANGQAQNADKQIVKVDFDFFQRRLEEVHDPSYDSWIINENKEDQKTFNGVTFKLKGNFTSKWYKVGMSAPYYNRLGSDGLVTSENLELKISGLAAGKHTLLTFHNAFDVIAGKTFSPIKIFINGKLQETVNASQRANAKVDASMAYISFNAEKGKDVIVRFEIDPTNNPDVVKQIVVNGFEIDTPNLMNQARTPEPKNRDEHVEVTKNVILKWDAPKNVVAHKLYFGLDQNTVANATESSKEFKGKLADKSFSVTDLYSGSTYYWRVDEVDTNGEVTLGNVWSFKPAQLAFPGAEGYGRYAVGGRGGKVIEVTNLNDDGPRSLRDAINQEIGPRTIVFNVSGNIKLASRLVVNQPYITIAGQTAPGEGITVTRAPIGLTGDDGVIRFLKVRIGGGKTFDGMGLTGANFSIIDHCSISWTIDESFSSRGAHHITLQRTLISEALNVAGHDKYEAGKMHGYAATIGGDIGSFHHNLLAHNEGRNWSIGGGLSGDGFYTGRLDIRNNVVYNWGKRATDGGANEVNFVNNYYKAGASTKIFVALNAQHEGVGKGMQRYYFDGNVMPGYFDEKTQDKGRKFTVTNKEKVEYETFVNKPFFESYVNTQSAKGAYKNVLSDVGANQPYFDKHDNRIIEETLKGTYTYKGSKSGYGGMIDSEEDAGGWPNFPSETRPADWDTDHDGLPNWWEKAFGLNENSPAGDFSDANSDVDKDGFTQLDNYLDWLAQPHYFINLKDKKSLAVADFFKGYDNKPVYTFPEVKNGKVSLKGKEIQFTASDKGFASFVLTVKDADGDSMSKTINFFVK from the coding sequence ATGATTAAAAAATTAATTGGCTCTTTTGCTTTAGCAACGCTTTTAGCAGCAAACGGTCAGGCACAAAATGCTGATAAACAAATTGTAAAAGTCGATTTTGACTTTTTCCAAAGACGATTAGAAGAAGTTCACGATCCGAGTTACGATTCGTGGATAATTAATGAAAACAAAGAAGACCAAAAAACTTTTAATGGAGTCACCTTTAAGTTAAAAGGAAATTTTACTTCAAAATGGTACAAGGTCGGAATGAGTGCTCCATATTACAATAGGTTAGGTTCTGACGGATTGGTTACATCTGAAAATTTAGAACTGAAAATTAGTGGTTTGGCAGCAGGGAAACATACACTTTTGACCTTTCACAATGCATTTGATGTCATTGCAGGTAAAACATTTTCACCGATTAAAATCTTTATAAACGGAAAACTTCAAGAAACTGTAAATGCGAGTCAGAGAGCCAATGCTAAAGTGGATGCATCAATGGCGTATATTTCATTCAATGCAGAAAAAGGAAAAGATGTAATTGTTCGTTTTGAAATTGACCCAACCAATAATCCAGATGTTGTAAAACAAATTGTAGTTAACGGTTTTGAAATCGATACACCAAACTTGATGAATCAGGCACGCACTCCAGAGCCAAAAAACAGAGATGAACATGTTGAAGTGACTAAAAATGTGATTTTAAAATGGGATGCTCCAAAAAATGTTGTAGCTCATAAATTGTATTTCGGTTTAGATCAAAATACGGTGGCAAATGCAACAGAATCATCTAAAGAATTCAAAGGAAAATTGGCTGATAAGAGTTTCTCTGTTACAGATTTATACAGCGGTTCAACGTATTATTGGAGAGTAGATGAAGTCGATACTAATGGCGAAGTTACTTTAGGAAATGTTTGGTCGTTTAAACCTGCTCAATTGGCTTTTCCGGGTGCTGAAGGTTACGGACGTTATGCTGTTGGAGGACGTGGCGGAAAAGTAATCGAAGTTACAAATTTAAACGATGACGGCCCAAGAAGTTTACGTGATGCTATTAATCAGGAAATTGGCCCTAGAACGATTGTTTTTAATGTTTCGGGAAATATTAAACTGGCTTCGAGATTGGTTGTGAATCAGCCGTATATCACGATTGCAGGTCAAACTGCTCCGGGAGAAGGAATTACCGTTACTAGAGCACCGATTGGATTAACGGGAGATGACGGCGTTATCCGCTTTTTGAAAGTGAGAATTGGTGGTGGAAAAACGTTTGACGGAATGGGATTAACGGGCGCTAATTTTAGTATTATCGACCATTGTTCCATCAGCTGGACTATTGATGAATCGTTTAGTTCCCGTGGCGCGCATCATATCACATTGCAGCGAACTTTAATTTCTGAGGCTTTAAATGTGGCAGGACACGATAAATACGAAGCAGGAAAAATGCACGGATATGCGGCAACAATTGGCGGTGATATCGGAAGTTTTCATCACAATTTGTTGGCTCACAACGAAGGCCGTAACTGGAGTATTGGCGGTGGTTTAAGCGGTGACGGATTTTATACTGGAAGATTGGATATTCGTAATAACGTAGTTTATAATTGGGGAAAAAGAGCCACAGACGGTGGTGCGAACGAAGTAAACTTTGTAAATAACTATTACAAAGCAGGAGCTTCAACTAAGATTTTTGTGGCTTTGAATGCACAACATGAAGGTGTTGGGAAAGGAATGCAGCGTTATTACTTTGATGGAAATGTTATGCCGGGTTATTTTGATGAGAAAACACAGGACAAAGGCAGAAAATTTACTGTAACCAATAAGGAGAAAGTGGAGTATGAAACTTTCGTAAACAAACCTTTTTTTGAATCTTATGTAAATACACAATCGGCTAAAGGAGCTTATAAAAATGTACTTTCAGATGTTGGTGCAAATCAGCCGTATTTTGATAAACACGATAACCGAATTATAGAGGAAACTTTAAAGGGAACATATACTTATAAAGGAAGTAAAAGCGGTTATGGCGGAATGATTGACAGTGAAGAAGATGCTGGAGGATGGCCAAATTTTCCGTCAGAAACTCGTCCTGCAGATTGGGATACCGATCATGACGGATTGCCAAACTGGTGGGAAAAAGCTTTTGGTTTAAACGAAAACTCACCAGCAGGAGATTTCTCAGATGCGAACTCAGATGTTGATAAAGACGGTTTCACACAATTGGATAATTACTTAGATTGGCTGGCTCAGCCTCATTATTTTATCAATTTAAAAGATAAAAAATCTTTAGCTGTTGCTGATTTTTTCAAAGGATACGACAACAAACCCGTTTATACTTTCCCTGAAGTTAAAAACGGTAAAGTAAGTTTAAAAGGAAAAGAAATTCAATTTACTGCTTCAGACAAAGGATTTGCATCATTCGTACTGACAGTAAAAGATGCTGATGGAGATTCAATGAGCAAAACCATTAATTTCTTCGTGAAGTAA
- a CDS encoding pectinesterase family protein → MKYILALFLITFSVSAQTLDNKLALAVAQDGSGDFKTIQEAVNNVKDNSEKRVIITIKPGKYVEKLEIPVSKSFITLKGTDRNKTIISFDDYSGKPLREPDPSGKKEFGTGTSYSFMIKGNDCTLENLTVENTAGRVGQAVALHIKGDRVIVRNCNLLGNQDTLYLSEGNTRTYFENCFINGTTDFIFGAATAYFYKCTIESLVNSYITAASTPQGQAYGFVFTDCKLTAKDKSVDQVFLGRPWRPYAQTVFINTDLGSHIIPEGWNAWIDTRFPDKDKTAYYADYGSKGASAKYVSQRVSWSHQLKKEEIKKYDRDLVLNGWNPK, encoded by the coding sequence ATGAAATATATTCTGGCTTTATTTTTAATAACATTTTCTGTATCAGCCCAAACGCTCGATAACAAATTGGCTTTAGCTGTGGCTCAAGATGGTTCTGGAGATTTCAAAACCATTCAGGAAGCGGTCAATAATGTAAAAGACAATTCAGAAAAACGCGTGATAATAACTATAAAGCCAGGGAAATATGTGGAGAAGTTAGAAATTCCAGTTTCTAAATCCTTCATTACTTTAAAAGGAACGGACCGGAATAAAACCATTATTTCATTTGATGATTATTCTGGCAAACCGCTTCGCGAACCAGATCCGTCAGGGAAAAAAGAATTTGGAACAGGAACTTCGTATTCTTTTATGATAAAAGGAAACGATTGTACACTTGAAAACTTAACTGTCGAAAATACGGCGGGAAGAGTAGGTCAGGCTGTGGCGCTTCATATTAAAGGAGATAGAGTTATCGTAAGGAATTGCAATCTATTAGGAAATCAAGATACGCTTTATTTGTCAGAAGGAAATACTCGAACCTATTTTGAAAACTGTTTTATCAACGGAACAACCGATTTTATTTTTGGCGCAGCGACTGCTTATTTCTATAAATGTACCATCGAAAGTTTGGTAAACTCTTACATCACAGCAGCTTCGACTCCGCAAGGGCAGGCTTATGGTTTTGTTTTTACAGATTGTAAGCTTACTGCAAAAGACAAATCGGTAGACCAAGTATTTCTGGGAAGACCTTGGAGACCTTATGCTCAAACTGTTTTTATTAATACTGATTTGGGTTCGCATATTATTCCAGAAGGATGGAACGCATGGATTGATACTAGATTTCCAGATAAAGATAAAACAGCGTATTATGCTGACTATGGAAGCAAAGGTGCGAGCGCCAAATATGTCTCTCAACGTGTTTCTTGGTCACATCAGTTAAAAAAAGAAGAGATTAAAAAATACGATAGAGATTTAGTTTTAAACGGCTGGAATCCAAAATAA
- a CDS encoding SusC/RagA family TonB-linked outer membrane protein produces the protein MKQALLKRCSFLLFTLMTVMSYAQNSNQVTVTGTVTDNVSGLLPGVNVTEKSTKNTVTTDFNGQFQIKVKPNATLVFSFIGMRKQEVPIGNRTTVNVKLTEDSNELQNIVVVGYGAQKKEKLTGAIATINPTEIQELPVSNLSEALRGQVPGLSIIDGGGRPGDQSSLEIRQTYGFSKDGSSKTPLIIIDDMIQVDPVNGRASMDAFNRLDPSEIESITVLKDASAAIYGSRAAQGAIVVKTKRGKSGVPTFQYFSQFAVNDAVSHSKTMSAYDFGVFSNRFFKGSNNLGTNGSNLFSDAELEQMKDLNYDWLREAWKPAIQQKHTLSVSGGTEKATYFAGINYFTQGANLGRQDYNKWNFRTGMTAKISSSLDFSAAVSGNSGDIEKSFTKASANISDSSYASAAGGEQADYGFLLHMPKYIPWQTTVGGQEYYVSPFARTDRNLGSANANNTIAGWNYFAAMNNGSKQTTNDFSYNVNMSLNYKVPFIKGLSIKGTYSRSQTSASTEQVQLPYDLARIRNYETQDNHLLSAANPTVYNASTNPDGDFLIETNARNSRVYYDTNFSKSVQANFFADYNRTFDNHEVGAMFSIERSESSYKSTRLAFENTGKDYGGSYQTAGTLSTNSTALKGEQGTLSYLGRLNYSYKSKYILQFLFRSDASTKFAPENYWGFFPSLQAGWIVSKEKWFNNNVSWVDFFKIRYSIGKVGNDNINAWRWMKLYDVIADKGFQFGSNGGVLGGGVTPRVEPNRNVGWDTTIKNNLGFDLTVLKNRLSITTDLYYDKSKEMLTGMAGAVGVPISVGGGFAEENYAAVDSWGGELAVNWKDNVNKDFSYNVGVNFGLSDNKVKKYPEPALLHPSNNLTEAGRSMFFPQWGFRTWKETSTGDGILRTDEDVANYWNYLTQRATAAGVAPNYMGISNVANMRKGMLAYEDVGGQFNSTDGTQAGPNGQITKNEDYVKLVNKNRTYGFTTNLGARYKSIFIKTQIATSWGGYRAIDVVKQGTSSSHNMWARETFWNDMYADDNVNGRYPNLANQDYIAVPSDFWQLDTFRCTVRNLTLGFDMPKELLEKIKIAKWSVGVTGNNLWDLYNPYPNHYRNMYDSSSENYPTLRTWAVTLNITF, from the coding sequence ATGAAACAAGCACTTTTAAAGAGATGTAGTTTTCTTTTGTTTACACTGATGACTGTGATGAGTTATGCTCAAAACTCTAATCAAGTAACAGTAACAGGAACTGTGACTGATAATGTATCAGGTCTTCTTCCAGGGGTAAACGTAACAGAGAAATCTACAAAGAATACTGTGACTACAGATTTTAATGGGCAATTTCAAATTAAAGTTAAACCAAATGCAACTTTAGTTTTTTCATTTATCGGAATGAGAAAACAAGAAGTACCAATTGGAAATAGAACAACAGTAAATGTTAAACTTACAGAAGATTCAAACGAGTTACAAAATATAGTAGTAGTTGGATATGGTGCTCAGAAAAAGGAAAAACTTACTGGTGCTATCGCAACGATTAACCCAACAGAAATTCAGGAACTTCCGGTGTCGAACTTATCAGAAGCCTTAAGAGGTCAGGTTCCTGGTTTAAGTATTATTGATGGAGGAGGACGTCCTGGAGATCAATCTTCTTTAGAAATTCGCCAGACATATGGTTTCTCTAAAGATGGTAGTTCAAAAACTCCTTTAATTATTATTGATGATATGATTCAAGTTGATCCTGTTAATGGTAGAGCTTCTATGGATGCTTTTAACAGACTTGATCCTTCTGAGATTGAAAGTATTACAGTATTAAAGGATGCTTCTGCTGCTATCTATGGTTCTAGAGCGGCTCAAGGAGCAATTGTGGTAAAAACTAAAAGAGGAAAAAGCGGTGTGCCAACATTCCAATATTTTTCTCAGTTTGCCGTAAATGATGCAGTTAGCCACAGTAAAACTATGTCGGCTTACGATTTTGGTGTTTTTTCAAACAGATTTTTCAAAGGATCGAATAACCTTGGAACGAATGGATCAAATCTTTTTTCTGATGCTGAGTTAGAGCAAATGAAAGATCTTAATTATGACTGGTTAAGAGAAGCATGGAAACCTGCAATTCAGCAAAAACATACTTTAAGTGTTAGCGGAGGTACTGAAAAAGCGACTTATTTTGCGGGTATCAATTACTTTACACAAGGAGCTAATTTAGGAAGACAAGATTATAACAAATGGAATTTCCGTACAGGTATGACAGCTAAAATCAGCAGTTCATTAGATTTTTCTGCAGCTGTTTCTGGAAATTCAGGAGATATCGAAAAATCATTTACAAAAGCTTCAGCAAATATCAGTGACAGTAGTTATGCTTCTGCTGCTGGTGGTGAGCAAGCTGATTATGGATTTTTACTTCACATGCCAAAATACATTCCATGGCAGACTACTGTAGGTGGGCAAGAATATTATGTGTCTCCATTTGCACGTACAGATCGTAATTTAGGATCTGCAAACGCTAATAATACAATTGCAGGATGGAATTATTTTGCAGCAATGAACAATGGTTCCAAACAAACGACAAATGATTTCTCATACAACGTAAACATGTCGTTAAACTATAAAGTTCCATTTATTAAAGGATTATCTATTAAAGGAACATACTCAAGAAGCCAGACTTCTGCAAGTACAGAGCAAGTTCAATTGCCGTATGATTTAGCAAGAATCAGAAATTACGAAACTCAGGATAACCACCTTTTAAGTGCTGCTAATCCAACTGTTTACAATGCATCGACTAATCCAGATGGTGATTTCTTAATCGAGACAAATGCTCGTAACTCAAGAGTTTATTACGATACAAACTTCTCTAAATCAGTTCAAGCTAACTTCTTTGCAGATTATAACAGAACTTTTGACAACCACGAAGTCGGGGCAATGTTCTCTATAGAACGTTCTGAGTCATCTTATAAAAGTACTCGTTTAGCTTTTGAAAACACAGGAAAAGATTACGGAGGATCCTACCAAACAGCAGGTACTTTAAGTACAAACTCAACTGCTTTAAAAGGTGAGCAGGGAACACTTTCTTATTTAGGACGTTTAAACTATAGCTATAAATCAAAATACATCCTTCAGTTCTTATTCAGAAGTGATGCTTCAACGAAATTCGCACCAGAGAACTACTGGGGATTCTTTCCATCACTTCAAGCAGGATGGATCGTATCTAAAGAAAAATGGTTTAACAATAATGTATCTTGGGTAGATTTCTTCAAAATCCGTTATTCTATTGGTAAAGTAGGTAATGATAACATCAACGCATGGAGATGGATGAAACTGTATGATGTAATCGCTGATAAAGGATTCCAATTTGGATCTAATGGAGGTGTATTAGGAGGTGGTGTAACACCTAGAGTAGAACCAAACAGAAATGTGGGCTGGGATACTACAATCAAAAACAACTTAGGTTTTGATTTGACAGTATTAAAAAATAGATTATCGATCACAACTGATCTTTACTATGATAAATCAAAAGAAATGTTGACAGGTATGGCTGGAGCAGTAGGAGTGCCAATCTCTGTAGGAGGTGGTTTTGCCGAAGAAAACTATGCAGCTGTAGATTCTTGGGGAGGTGAGCTTGCTGTTAATTGGAAAGACAATGTAAATAAAGATTTCAGTTATAATGTTGGAGTGAACTTTGGATTATCTGATAATAAAGTTAAAAAATATCCAGAACCAGCTTTACTGCACCCATCAAATAACTTAACAGAAGCAGGCCGTTCAATGTTTTTTCCGCAATGGGGATTCAGAACATGGAAAGAAACTTCAACAGGAGATGGTATTTTACGAACAGATGAAGATGTTGCTAACTATTGGAACTACTTAACGCAACGTGCCACTGCCGCTGGAGTAGCGCCAAATTACATGGGTATTTCAAATGTGGCAAACATGAGAAAAGGTATGTTAGCTTATGAAGATGTTGGAGGACAATTTAACAGTACAGACGGTACACAAGCAGGTCCAAACGGTCAGATTACTAAAAACGAAGATTACGTGAAATTAGTAAACAAAAACAGAACATACGGTTTTACAACTAATTTAGGAGCTAGATACAAATCAATCTTCATCAAAACACAAATCGCAACATCATGGGGTGGATACCGCGCAATTGATGTTGTAAAACAAGGAACATCATCATCACACAACATGTGGGCACGTGAAACTTTCTGGAATGATATGTACGCAGATGATAATGTAAACGGTAGATACCCTAACTTAGCAAATCAGGATTATATTGCTGTTCCTTCTGATTTCTGGCAGCTAGACACTTTCCGTTGTACAGTAAGAAATTTAACTTTAGGATTTGATATGCCAAAAGAACTTTTGGAGAAAATTAAAATTGCTAAATGGTCAGTTGGAGTTACAGGTAACAACCTTTGGGATTTATACAATCCATATCCAAATCATTATCGTAACATGTATGATAGTTCTTCTGAAAACTATCCTACGCTTAGAACTTGGGCTGTTACTTTAAACATTACATTCTAA
- a CDS encoding aceric acid hydrolase → MKNLLNVSLSLFIAGAGVVAQNKGLVANSQSPYSKLQSVGLQDVKWTNGFWKEQFDVETQNTLPYMWDLYHSETSHAYKNFEIAAGLSKGTFKGPSFHDGDFYKIFEGMAATYAVTKDKKLDAEMDKAIALFAKVQRKDGYIHTPVLIDERWGTLGPEEVKKQLGFEKYNMGHLMTAACIHYRATGKMNFLNIAKGVADFLYDFYKKASPELARNAICPSHYMGIVEMYRTVKDPKYLELANNLIDIRGTTNDGTDDNQDRIPFRQQTTAMGHAVRANYLYAGVADLYAETGEKKLLDNLESIWDDVAYRKMYITGGCGSLYDGVSPDGTSYDPTVVQKIHQAYGRPFQLPNATAHTETCANIGNVLWNWRMLQITGDAKYADIVELALYNSVLSGMNLEGDKFLYNNPLNVSNDLPFHQRWGNVREGYIALSNCCAPNVTRTVAEVGNYAYNLSKEGLYVNLYGSNNLNTKSLSGEALEIEQQSNYPWDGKVTLKIVKTPKDLQAFFLRIPGWSQNAEVLVNNAKVSDQIVSGTYLKLNQKWKKGDVIELNLPMPVELMEANPLVEEVKNQVAVKRGPLVYCLESDQLPTNTSVNDVILNLNSDFKTDFTELKNRKLVTIEATSKITADNSWNKTLYKPISTKDGKTLTVKLIPYFAWGNKGEGEMTVWMSH, encoded by the coding sequence ATGAAAAATTTATTAAATGTTTCCCTTAGTTTGTTTATTGCTGGTGCAGGAGTAGTGGCGCAAAACAAAGGTTTGGTGGCGAATTCACAAAGTCCGTATTCTAAATTGCAGAGCGTTGGTTTGCAAGATGTAAAGTGGACCAACGGATTCTGGAAAGAACAATTCGATGTAGAAACCCAAAATACTTTGCCATACATGTGGGATTTGTATCATAGCGAGACTTCTCATGCGTACAAAAACTTCGAAATTGCAGCTGGTTTAAGCAAAGGAACTTTCAAAGGGCCTTCTTTTCATGATGGTGATTTCTACAAGATTTTTGAAGGAATGGCAGCAACTTATGCCGTTACAAAAGATAAAAAACTCGATGCCGAAATGGATAAAGCCATTGCGCTTTTCGCAAAAGTACAGCGCAAAGACGGTTATATTCATACGCCAGTTTTAATTGACGAACGCTGGGGAACTTTGGGCCCAGAAGAAGTGAAAAAACAATTGGGTTTCGAGAAATACAATATGGGACATTTAATGACGGCAGCCTGCATTCATTATCGTGCTACAGGAAAAATGAATTTTCTGAATATTGCCAAAGGAGTTGCCGATTTCTTATATGATTTCTACAAAAAAGCATCCCCAGAATTGGCTAGAAATGCGATTTGTCCTTCTCATTATATGGGAATTGTCGAAATGTACAGAACCGTAAAAGATCCGAAATATTTAGAATTGGCTAATAATCTGATTGACATTCGCGGAACTACAAATGATGGAACCGATGATAATCAAGATAGAATTCCGTTTAGACAGCAGACTACGGCGATGGGGCACGCTGTAAGAGCCAATTACCTTTATGCAGGAGTTGCAGATTTGTATGCGGAAACTGGAGAAAAGAAATTATTAGACAATCTAGAATCTATTTGGGATGATGTAGCGTATCGTAAAATGTATATTACAGGAGGTTGTGGTTCTCTTTATGACGGAGTTTCACCAGACGGAACTTCGTATGATCCAACTGTAGTTCAAAAGATTCATCAGGCGTACGGAAGACCTTTTCAATTGCCAAATGCCACGGCTCACACCGAAACTTGTGCGAATATTGGAAATGTGTTGTGGAACTGGAGAATGCTTCAAATTACAGGAGATGCCAAATATGCTGATATTGTAGAATTAGCGCTTTACAACAGCGTGCTTTCGGGAATGAATTTAGAAGGAGATAAATTCTTGTACAACAATCCGCTGAATGTTTCAAACGATTTGCCTTTTCACCAAAGATGGGGAAATGTGCGTGAAGGTTATATCGCCTTATCAAACTGTTGTGCGCCAAACGTAACGAGAACGGTTGCCGAAGTTGGAAATTACGCTTACAATCTTTCAAAAGAAGGTTTGTATGTCAATTTATACGGAAGTAACAATTTGAATACAAAATCGTTAAGCGGAGAAGCATTAGAAATTGAACAGCAATCGAATTATCCTTGGGACGGAAAAGTAACGTTGAAAATCGTTAAAACGCCAAAAGATTTGCAGGCTTTCTTTTTAAGAATTCCAGGATGGAGTCAGAATGCAGAAGTTTTGGTTAATAATGCGAAAGTTTCAGATCAAATCGTTTCGGGAACTTATTTGAAATTAAACCAAAAATGGAAAAAAGGTGATGTAATCGAATTGAATTTACCAATGCCAGTTGAATTGATGGAAGCCAATCCGTTGGTAGAAGAAGTTAAAAATCAAGTTGCGGTAAAAAGAGGACCTTTGGTGTACTGTTTAGAATCGGATCAGCTGCCTACAAATACAAGTGTAAATGATGTGATTTTAAATCTGAATTCTGATTTTAAAACTGATTTTACCGAATTGAAAAACAGAAAATTAGTTACAATTGAAGCGACGTCAAAAATTACCGCTGATAATTCTTGGAATAAAACACTTTATAAACCCATTTCAACAAAAGACGGAAAAACATTAACTGTAAAATTGATTCCGTATTTTGCATGGGGAAATAAAGGAGAGGGAGAAATGACGGTTTGGATGTCGCATTAA
- a CDS encoding RagB/SusD family nutrient uptake outer membrane protein produces MKLKINKKYIALALFAVLSISCSDNFLEEKKNFGSVDDSFYESQERANWYINNVYFDYYSAFKSPGQSLVGSYADTYSKMTEEIGGIQPLINPNITYFNAADASGYYGGKLEDKINNVPYNRIRDCNSFIRDIDVKGATLDKTFRDQAKGQLYYLRAVQYFDLLRVYGGVPIVTEVQTPSTEDETIKLPRATVTEVVDQIVKDLDMAASLLPRTWNSADYGRVTKGAAMAVKSRVLLTYASPLFNKNWDGSNDRWNAALKAGLEAETELTAAGIGLYGNSAKDWQNMFTLGASGNAPCPEAITVQLLGTNTTNLGMSNSWEKAIRLISQGGTGAMEAPKEMIDLFPMANGSRPTAANGYNDFLFFVNRDPRFYRTFAFSGVRWNYKENDKPVVWAYRWLDASKKAYYSDSNNETSPALVRKMTDVTATNASSFQYSGTDIYEYRYAELLLNIAECYAALGQTGNTIAYLGRIRNRVGIPSANNYGIGTLSDKYAAIEAVLYERRVELAYEGKRYWDVQRWMLYDNATLAGTTGGTVSKLRLTPINGTQRTGNYLQYKNTATSADPLAAARASISADPDAANFQTQLAALAAFYTDNFTFVAPPTPMDNVNNVAVKIKFNPNYYIMGLQNTVLAQNPWLKQTIGWKDASGGEGDYNYQE; encoded by the coding sequence ATGAAACTAAAAATTAATAAAAAATATATAGCTCTTGCACTTTTTGCAGTGTTGAGTATCTCTTGCAGCGATAACTTTTTAGAAGAAAAGAAAAATTTCGGGAGTGTTGACGATTCATTTTATGAAAGTCAAGAACGTGCAAACTGGTACATCAATAACGTTTATTTTGATTACTATTCTGCTTTTAAATCTCCCGGGCAAAGCCTTGTAGGATCTTATGCGGATACTTATTCTAAAATGACCGAAGAAATTGGAGGTATCCAGCCGCTAATCAACCCGAATATTACTTACTTTAATGCTGCAGATGCTTCAGGTTATTACGGAGGTAAATTAGAAGATAAAATTAATAACGTTCCTTACAACAGAATTAGAGATTGTAACTCTTTTATTAGAGATATCGATGTTAAAGGAGCAACTTTAGATAAAACATTCCGCGATCAAGCAAAAGGACAGTTATATTATTTACGTGCTGTTCAGTATTTTGACTTGCTACGTGTATACGGAGGTGTTCCAATCGTTACAGAAGTTCAGACGCCAAGTACTGAAGATGAAACCATTAAATTGCCTAGAGCTACTGTAACAGAAGTAGTAGACCAAATAGTAAAAGACCTAGATATGGCTGCAAGTCTATTGCCAAGAACTTGGAATTCTGCAGATTATGGCCGTGTTACCAAAGGTGCTGCAATGGCTGTAAAATCTAGAGTTTTATTAACATATGCAAGCCCATTGTTTAATAAAAACTGGGATGGTTCAAACGATCGTTGGAATGCAGCCTTAAAAGCAGGTTTAGAAGCAGAAACTGAATTAACTGCTGCTGGAATTGGATTGTATGGAAATTCAGCAAAAGACTGGCAGAATATGTTTACTTTGGGTGCATCAGGAAATGCGCCATGTCCTGAAGCTATTACAGTACAGCTTTTAGGAACTAATACAACAAATCTAGGTATGAGCAACTCGTGGGAAAAAGCGATTCGTTTAATCAGCCAAGGTGGAACTGGTGCTATGGAAGCTCCAAAAGAAATGATCGATTTATTCCCAATGGCAAATGGTTCTAGGCCAACTGCAGCAAACGGATATAATGATTTTCTTTTCTTCGTAAACCGTGACCCAAGATTCTACAGAACATTTGCTTTTTCAGGTGTAAGATGGAATTATAAAGAAAACGACAAACCAGTTGTATGGGCTTACCGTTGGTTAGACGCTTCAAAAAAAGCATATTATAGTGACTCAAACAACGAAACAAGTCCAGCATTAGTTAGAAAAATGACCGATGTTACAGCAACAAACGCAAGTAGTTTCCAATACTCAGGAACCGATATTTACGAATACAGATATGCAGAATTACTATTAAACATTGCCGAATGTTATGCGGCACTTGGACAAACAGGTAACACAATTGCTTACTTAGGAAGAATTAGAAACCGTGTTGGAATTCCATCTGCAAATAACTACGGAATTGGAACATTAAGTGATAAATACGCAGCAATCGAAGCTGTTTTATACGAACGTAGAGTTGAATTAGCTTACGAAGGAAAACGTTACTGGGATGTACAAAGATGGATGCTTTATGATAATGCAACACTTGCAGGTACTACTGGAGGAACGGTTAGTAAATTACGCTTAACACCAATTAATGGTACACAACGTACAGGAAATTATCTGCAGTACAAAAACACAGCTACAAGTGCTGATCCGTTAGCAGCAGCTCGTGCAAGTATTTCAGCTGATCCTGATGCCGCTAATTTCCAAACACAGTTAGCAGCTTTAGCAGCTTTCTACACAGACAATTTTACATTTGTAGCACCTCCAACTCCTATGGATAACGTGAATAACGTAGCCGTTAAAATTAAATTTAACCCTAACTACTACATTATGGGATTACAAAATACTGTTTTGGCACAAAATCCATGGTTGAAACAAACCATTGGCTGGAAAGATGCATCAGGCGGTGAAGGAGATTACAACTACCAAGAATAA